One segment of Rubripirellula amarantea DNA contains the following:
- a CDS encoding DUF1501 domain-containing protein, with the protein MNQYSPSRRELLAAGALSMLPAFAHGESSDASIVGNAEHVISIWLGGGMGQIDTFDPKRKGDPAAKRSGSYYSSIDTAVPEVRVCEHLSNLAPLMDRVTAVRSVHHEVIDEHAAATNRMHTGRSISGTITYPSIGSIVAHERGALSDVAPPYVLIGYPNVTRGPGFLGARDSYLYLTDTSRGPAGLSRPDGLSDQRQSRREQFLNALNQNGDATSQQRLLDYDAAIQQSLKLSGPDFSRVFDLDREPSELRSQYGGEFGQRCLLSRRLVERGVRFIEVSHNLNFLNGAGWDVHNAGIEQQHRLIQELDTAVATLMIDLENKKLLDKTLIVITTEFGRPPEFDSGGGRGHQGTAFTCVLAGGGLSHQGAWGETDELSKRIISNPVSVPDFFATICAAVGVDYRKNLYAGDRPVPITDQGQPIAKLFS; encoded by the coding sequence ATGAATCAATATTCACCAAGTCGTCGTGAGCTTCTTGCCGCCGGTGCGCTTTCAATGCTGCCTGCGTTTGCTCACGGTGAATCGTCTGATGCCTCGATTGTCGGAAACGCCGAGCACGTGATTTCGATTTGGCTTGGTGGAGGGATGGGGCAAATCGATACATTCGATCCCAAACGCAAGGGTGACCCCGCAGCGAAGCGATCCGGTTCCTATTATTCGTCTATCGATACTGCGGTTCCTGAAGTTCGTGTGTGTGAGCATTTGTCTAACTTGGCGCCGTTGATGGACCGCGTAACCGCCGTCCGCAGTGTTCATCACGAAGTCATCGATGAACACGCCGCAGCTACCAACCGCATGCATACCGGGCGTTCAATTAGCGGCACGATCACGTATCCATCTATCGGATCCATTGTTGCTCACGAGCGTGGTGCACTTAGCGATGTGGCTCCACCATACGTTTTGATCGGTTACCCCAATGTTACACGTGGCCCCGGATTTTTAGGAGCTCGTGATAGTTACTTGTATTTGACCGACACCAGTCGCGGGCCAGCGGGTTTGAGTCGCCCCGACGGTTTATCAGATCAACGACAATCACGGCGCGAACAGTTTTTGAACGCGCTCAACCAGAACGGTGATGCAACTTCTCAACAACGGTTGCTCGATTATGACGCAGCGATCCAGCAAAGTCTGAAGCTAAGTGGCCCTGATTTTTCTCGGGTGTTCGATCTTGATCGCGAACCAAGTGAATTGAGATCACAATACGGTGGTGAATTTGGACAGCGATGCCTGCTCAGCCGACGATTGGTCGAACGTGGTGTGCGGTTCATTGAAGTTTCTCACAATCTAAACTTCCTCAATGGCGCTGGTTGGGATGTTCACAATGCGGGGATCGAACAACAGCACCGTTTGATTCAAGAGCTGGACACGGCGGTCGCGACATTGATGATCGACCTCGAGAATAAAAAATTGCTCGATAAGACGTTGATCGTGATCACTACCGAATTCGGCCGACCACCGGAGTTTGACAGTGGCGGTGGCCGCGGCCATCAAGGAACCGCGTTTACTTGTGTGCTTGCCGGTGGTGGGCTTTCGCATCAAGGAGCATGGGGAGAGACAGATGAACTGTCGAAACGAATCATTTCCAATCCCGTCAGTGTTCCTGATTTTTTCGCGACGATTTGTGCTGCCGTGGGAGTGGACTATCGCAAGAACCTTTACGCTGGTGATCGCCCCGTTCCGATCACTGATCAGGGACAACCGATTGCCAAGCTGTTTAGTTAA
- a CDS encoding DUF1553 domain-containing protein encodes MRYAALALIFGCTFCVVPAVAEYPGDVRWDFSSEEATELKIHGNVLRDQAGPRPPEFPDFADNNTAVQIDGGYLAVPDVGANSVFDFTTDDSVTLEAWVNPNDIRNGEPRYVIGKGRTGSPNFSRDNQNWALRIVGKNSQASISFLFATKLTASDKHWHRWTSNQSFPVATGWHHIAVTYRFGDPGSIRGYINGEPTDGKWDMGGPTEEPPIVDDDEVRIGSRFKGLIDAVAIHREVLDDQTIAAKFRRVGEPRVAVLQPEVMPDVSGVPEGRVLVQLCEGLPTHQRWLYKSESWPDETLRWTSDSFVMSQLPQQFDAWGIRSSWKAPLLLRMAADVDLPVGTNRFLMRVRDQSRLWIDGELVARTEAQTKSPPDGEEQMAPVARPPLPGVRAHGYRQQEVFGEATIASDSNEASRRCRVVLEWVVGGKGRRTETGEVCVAILGEDGRSYDVLAANERRVSLTDSAVLAELTRLASTISEFDDDRRRAAADSQNAFWNRRHEKARQWVSQNSLTTKPWADQHPTNQYPTVQHLERSPKGQNPNDQNLIDQFISDKIEASLAASAESDSEQVEHFHGEVLPLLREQCFRCHGDKDKGDLKLNSREAAMMAGESEIPAVVPGDLDASELISQIREGAMPPTDEGLSHDQIATLERWVANGALWPSPPLAETDVALARVTGDEKFLRRVFLDTIGVPPTQEEARRFLDDHRSEKRQRVIDQLIEDPRFADHWMGFWQDLLAENPSLLNASLNSTGPFRWFVYDSLRDNKPIDRMVTELLMLRGDAAEGGSAGFGIAAENDAPMAAKGHVIASAFLGIELQCARCHDSPYHSTSQRDLYSLAAMMDRKAVTVPSTSRVPAAFFESQTDRESLIQVTLKPDEAVTPKWPFASVTGVDDGPDIDALMMTPSDTRERLAALVTAPSNTRFSQVLVNRIWKQLIGVGIVEPVHDWEGRQASHPELLQWLAAELVSHDYDFRHIVRLIVTSDLYQREAVGNNATVAAELRFFNAPERRRLTAEQVVDSLHHAAGQPIDVEELTFVHDGRRPLGSRQTLGRPRRAWMFGDLKNERDRPSLSLPKARAVVDVLEAFGWTGSRQMPIVQRETDPNVLQPGILANGILVMTLARASHDSELARLALEADSPSSLVESLFLRCLGRLPTSDERDTFVHALASGFESRLIAEPDVSELVQLKPLPLVTWFNHLRPEANEIQVEHERRVQSGPLPDPRLETEWREVYEDVVWSLLNHREFVWIP; translated from the coding sequence ATGCGTTACGCCGCCCTCGCGTTGATCTTCGGTTGCACGTTTTGCGTCGTTCCCGCAGTTGCAGAATATCCCGGTGATGTTCGCTGGGACTTCAGTAGTGAAGAAGCGACCGAGCTTAAGATCCACGGGAACGTCCTGCGAGATCAGGCGGGACCTCGTCCGCCCGAATTTCCAGACTTCGCCGACAACAATACGGCCGTGCAGATCGATGGCGGTTACCTAGCGGTGCCAGATGTTGGGGCGAATAGCGTCTTCGATTTCACCACTGATGATTCGGTCACGCTCGAAGCCTGGGTGAATCCGAATGACATTCGCAATGGTGAACCGCGATATGTGATCGGCAAAGGAAGAACGGGTTCCCCCAACTTTTCGCGTGACAACCAAAATTGGGCACTGCGAATTGTCGGAAAGAATAGTCAAGCCAGCATCAGTTTTCTTTTCGCAACCAAGTTGACTGCGAGTGACAAGCATTGGCATCGATGGACATCGAATCAAAGTTTCCCTGTGGCGACCGGATGGCACCATATCGCGGTCACGTATCGTTTCGGGGACCCCGGTTCGATTCGTGGCTATATCAATGGTGAACCCACCGATGGAAAATGGGATATGGGAGGGCCGACGGAAGAACCACCGATTGTCGATGATGACGAAGTTCGTATCGGCAGCCGATTCAAAGGTTTGATCGACGCGGTGGCGATTCATCGTGAGGTCCTTGATGATCAAACAATCGCTGCCAAGTTTCGACGTGTGGGCGAACCGCGAGTCGCCGTGTTGCAGCCTGAGGTGATGCCCGACGTCAGCGGCGTGCCTGAAGGGCGTGTCCTAGTGCAACTTTGCGAAGGCTTGCCCACTCATCAACGCTGGCTTTACAAGAGTGAAAGCTGGCCCGATGAAACGTTGCGATGGACCAGCGACAGTTTCGTGATGTCTCAGCTTCCGCAGCAATTCGACGCATGGGGAATTCGTTCAAGCTGGAAGGCGCCTTTGTTGTTACGAATGGCGGCTGACGTTGATCTTCCGGTTGGTACAAACCGTTTCCTGATGCGGGTCCGAGACCAAAGCAGGTTGTGGATCGATGGCGAATTAGTGGCGAGGACGGAAGCTCAAACCAAGAGTCCACCTGATGGTGAAGAGCAAATGGCTCCGGTCGCTCGTCCGCCTTTGCCTGGCGTTAGAGCCCATGGTTATCGACAACAAGAAGTGTTTGGTGAAGCAACGATTGCGTCGGATTCAAACGAAGCTAGTCGCCGTTGCCGAGTCGTATTGGAGTGGGTTGTCGGTGGGAAAGGCCGAAGAACCGAGACTGGCGAAGTCTGCGTCGCGATCCTGGGCGAAGATGGGCGGTCGTATGATGTGCTTGCCGCGAACGAGCGGCGAGTGTCACTGACGGACTCAGCGGTCCTGGCCGAGCTAACGCGATTGGCATCGACGATCAGCGAATTCGATGACGATCGCCGACGAGCAGCGGCGGATTCTCAAAATGCCTTTTGGAATCGTAGGCACGAAAAAGCTCGTCAGTGGGTCAGTCAAAATTCGCTAACAACGAAGCCTTGGGCCGATCAGCATCCCACCAATCAGTATCCCACTGTTCAACATCTCGAACGTTCCCCGAAAGGTCAAAATCCGAATGACCAAAATTTGATCGACCAATTCATCAGCGATAAAATCGAAGCATCGCTCGCCGCCTCGGCTGAATCTGACAGCGAGCAAGTTGAGCACTTTCACGGTGAGGTTCTGCCCTTGCTGCGCGAGCAGTGTTTTCGCTGCCATGGAGATAAGGACAAAGGAGATTTGAAACTCAATTCGCGTGAAGCAGCGATGATGGCTGGTGAATCGGAGATTCCAGCAGTCGTTCCTGGCGATCTTGATGCAAGCGAATTGATTTCCCAAATTCGCGAGGGGGCGATGCCGCCCACCGATGAAGGACTCTCTCACGACCAAATTGCTACGTTGGAACGATGGGTGGCCAATGGTGCTCTTTGGCCATCGCCACCTTTGGCGGAAACTGATGTCGCGCTCGCACGCGTGACGGGTGATGAGAAGTTTTTGCGTCGCGTTTTTCTTGACACAATCGGCGTCCCGCCAACGCAAGAAGAAGCAAGACGCTTCTTGGACGACCATCGTTCTGAGAAACGCCAACGTGTGATTGATCAGCTGATTGAGGACCCGAGGTTTGCGGACCATTGGATGGGCTTTTGGCAAGACTTGCTGGCAGAGAATCCATCGCTGCTGAACGCTTCGCTCAACAGCACCGGTCCGTTTCGATGGTTTGTCTACGATTCACTTCGCGACAACAAGCCGATCGATAGAATGGTCACCGAATTGCTTATGTTGCGTGGAGATGCCGCTGAAGGCGGTAGCGCTGGTTTTGGCATCGCTGCCGAGAATGACGCTCCCATGGCTGCCAAAGGTCATGTGATTGCATCTGCGTTCTTGGGGATTGAGCTGCAATGTGCTCGTTGCCACGACTCGCCGTACCACAGTACCTCACAACGCGACCTTTACTCACTCGCGGCAATGATGGATCGAAAGGCGGTAACCGTTCCTTCAACCAGTCGAGTTCCCGCAGCATTTTTTGAAAGCCAGACAGATCGCGAATCATTGATCCAAGTCACCCTGAAACCTGATGAAGCGGTCACGCCAAAGTGGCCCTTCGCCTCCGTAACCGGCGTTGACGACGGACCAGACATCGATGCACTGATGATGACACCAAGCGACACTCGCGAACGACTAGCGGCTTTAGTGACTGCTCCGTCGAATACTAGGTTTTCTCAAGTGTTGGTCAATCGCATTTGGAAGCAGTTGATTGGTGTGGGGATTGTCGAACCCGTACACGATTGGGAAGGTCGACAAGCAAGTCATCCCGAGTTGCTTCAATGGCTTGCTGCCGAATTGGTTTCGCATGACTACGATTTCCGGCACATCGTTCGGTTGATCGTGACGTCGGATCTGTATCAGCGTGAAGCGGTTGGAAACAACGCGACTGTTGCGGCTGAACTGCGGTTCTTCAATGCTCCGGAACGCCGTCGCCTAACCGCTGAACAGGTCGTCGATTCATTGCATCATGCTGCGGGACAACCCATTGATGTGGAAGAACTAACGTTTGTGCATGATGGTCGTCGACCTCTGGGAAGTCGTCAAACACTAGGGCGGCCGCGCCGTGCGTGGATGTTCGGTGACTTAAAGAATGAGCGGGACCGTCCAAGCTTATCCCTGCCGAAAGCACGGGCCGTTGTCGACGTGCTTGAAGCGTTCGGTTGGACCGGGTCGAGACAAATGCCGATTGTTCAGCGTGAGACGGATCCCAATGTGCTGCAGCCGGGGATCCTGGCCAACGGAATTTTGGTGATGACGCTCGCGCGCGCATCACACGATAGTGAGTTGGCGAGACTGGCTCTTGAAGCCGATTCACCTAGTTCTCTGGTAGAATCATTGTTCTTGCGGTGTCTTGGACGCCTGCCAACGTCGGATGAGCGAGACACGTTCGTGCACGCTCTCGCGAGCGGTTTCGAGTCGCGGTTGATCGCCGAACCGGATGTTTCCGAACTTGTTCAACTCAAACCACTGCCCTTGGTGACTTGGTTTAATCATTTACGTCCTGAGGCCAACGAGATTCAAGTGGAGCATGAACGCCGCGTTCAATCGGGCCCATTGCCGGATCCGAGATTGGAAACCGAATGGCGTGAAGTCTACGAAGACGTTGTCTGGAGTCTCCTTAATCACCGTGAATTTGTCTGGATCCCATGA
- a CDS encoding DUF1501 domain-containing protein yields MCNQIIQPQSRRDFLTAAGGGFGALAYAAMSGQSLVAARPENPAASKIPQRLGKAKNVIWLFMEGGPSHIDLFDPKPQVNKLAGQSLPDSFTRPVTAMGEAHSPLLECKRKWAQHGESGLWISDWLPQHSSIADELCVIRSCVSDGINHAGGVSQMNTGAVFGGRPSLGAWVSYGLGEATDSLPTFVVMKDSAAMVVNGVRIWGSGFMPSSYQGVLFETGAEPLRNLHNPTNVSALQQRSKLDFINQLNRRHYQGRESNTELDARIQSYEMAAKMQADAPVAIDIEQEPKHIKELYGIDKKETEVYGQQCLLARRLVERGVRFVQLYSGAGSKWDAHSNIESNHSRLCGGVDQPIAGLITDLKQRGLLDETLVIWGGEFGRTPMSEKGTGRDHNPTGFTMWMAGGGVKGGQTIGATDELGLYAVEDKLHVHDIHATIMGLLGMDHTKVVYMHKGRPERVDLNEGKVFEGLIS; encoded by the coding sequence ATGTGTAACCAAATCATTCAACCTCAATCACGACGCGATTTCCTAACTGCCGCCGGCGGTGGTTTCGGAGCGTTGGCCTACGCCGCGATGTCGGGGCAATCGCTCGTTGCGGCTCGTCCGGAAAATCCGGCGGCCAGCAAGATTCCGCAGCGACTCGGCAAAGCCAAGAATGTGATCTGGTTGTTCATGGAAGGTGGGCCAAGTCATATCGACCTGTTTGATCCAAAGCCGCAAGTCAACAAGCTCGCTGGCCAATCGTTACCGGATAGTTTTACCCGTCCCGTCACCGCGATGGGTGAAGCTCATTCGCCGCTTTTGGAGTGTAAACGCAAGTGGGCACAACACGGCGAAAGTGGCTTGTGGATATCTGATTGGTTGCCCCAACACAGCAGCATCGCCGACGAATTGTGCGTGATTCGATCCTGTGTATCGGACGGAATCAATCATGCTGGTGGTGTGAGTCAAATGAACACCGGGGCCGTTTTTGGTGGTCGACCTTCGTTGGGGGCGTGGGTTTCATACGGTCTTGGCGAAGCGACCGATTCTCTTCCCACGTTCGTGGTGATGAAAGATAGCGCCGCGATGGTTGTCAATGGAGTCCGGATTTGGGGTTCGGGTTTCATGCCTTCGAGTTACCAAGGTGTTCTGTTCGAAACCGGAGCCGAACCGCTTCGCAACTTACACAATCCCACGAATGTCTCCGCTTTACAGCAACGAAGCAAACTTGACTTTATCAATCAACTCAATCGCCGCCACTATCAAGGTCGTGAATCGAACACCGAGTTAGACGCGAGGATTCAAAGCTATGAGATGGCTGCAAAGATGCAAGCCGATGCTCCCGTGGCGATCGATATAGAACAAGAACCCAAACACATCAAAGAACTCTACGGAATCGACAAGAAAGAAACCGAGGTCTACGGGCAACAGTGCTTGTTGGCTCGCCGGCTAGTCGAACGTGGTGTGCGATTTGTGCAGTTGTATTCGGGCGCCGGCAGTAAGTGGGACGCTCACAGCAATATTGAATCTAATCACTCGCGACTTTGTGGTGGTGTCGATCAGCCGATCGCAGGCTTAATCACGGACTTGAAGCAACGCGGTTTGCTCGATGAAACTCTGGTGATTTGGGGCGGCGAGTTCGGACGCACGCCAATGAGCGAAAAAGGGACTGGGCGGGACCATAATCCAACCGGGTTTACCATGTGGATGGCCGGTGGCGGCGTGAAGGGTGGGCAAACGATCGGCGCGACGGACGAATTGGGACTGTACGCGGTCGAGGACAAGCTGCATGTCCACGATATCCATGCGACCATCATGGGTTTGCTAGGAATGGACCACACCAAGGTCGTTTACATGCACAAAGGACGGCCTGAACGAGTCGATCTGAACGAAGGCAAGGTTTTTGAAGGGCTGATTAGCTAA
- a CDS encoding PSD1 and planctomycete cytochrome C domain-containing protein, with amino-acid sequence MNYRCVAFLGFGFASALAYAANPSDIEHQNFFENEVRPLLAANCVSCHGEDKQEGDLRLDSLAMMLQGGESGQAVVPGQVDESLLVEAINYDSFEMPPSKQLGDQAIEVLTRWVEMGAPWPSDKEHLIRPSQKEFTQEDRDWWAIQPVADPSVPNCGDGWAVNEIDRFIARKLESEGLEPAAEASRIELVRRAYFDLHGLPPTPDQVNAFVNDDRPDAWPRLIRELLDSPRYGERWAQHWLDVVRFAESDGYNEDAFRPSAGKFRDYVIASLNDDKPYRQLVREHLAGDEIAPNDPDVFIGTGYLRHGVYEWNQRNAVMQWDLIVNEMTRVTGEAFLGIGIGCAQCHDHKFDPILQKDYFGLQAFLSSVAWPLKRELATKEEIEAYRQKFAAWEDATAEIRDEIHSLAKERFDADQKYTVEQFPPDVQAIYFKPEAEKTTYEKQVSYLVERQAQRAASKFDYAKELKKDSEKLARYQELETQLKQFDAIKPDPLPDAFVATDVSCEPAPTYLMTRTTKEAVEPSFLALMNEPPPTITPTQMTTGRRTALADWIVRDENPLSTRVIVNRIWQRHFGTGIVPTPNDFGTLGELPSHPELLDWLTQRFIESGWTLKPLHELMMNSAAYRQTAHREPTSLENELDPENRLLWRYPPQRLDAEQVRDAMLAVSGELKHRNGGASVAGTSPYRSVYVKKLRNKPDEMLCGFDAPLGFESAPNRTSTTTPVQSLLLVNGAWTLSRAETFAKRLLAGKDKFEDDNVRMAYRLAYGRDATDSEISDAIGFVRQQASLVNAPQVEDKYPGETGLRPVSQYFAAFQDRSVGENALWVQPGSRFERLHLQGSIELSDEFTVKTITVLDRLYPDASVNTLLSRWNGSTKSEGWSIGVTSQKSAYQPGSLIVQLVGRTFQDEPKYEVVASGLKFPLGKPVQVSVTISASTSEDNPTNGKVTFSLHDLSNPNAQPETVVVDTAVVSGIQNTKSKLILGGRDANGHQWDGQFANLSVDREDGKGLLIDLAFKGTDGERPAPDTAWLRRMEPKSTDISAKTLSAVTSFCHALFNSNEFLYLH; translated from the coding sequence ATGAACTATCGTTGTGTAGCTTTTCTCGGATTCGGTTTCGCTTCGGCGTTGGCATATGCTGCTAACCCTAGTGATATCGAACACCAGAATTTTTTCGAGAATGAAGTTCGCCCGTTGCTGGCCGCTAACTGCGTTTCATGCCACGGCGAGGATAAACAGGAAGGTGACCTGCGACTCGATTCGTTAGCGATGATGTTGCAGGGTGGTGAAAGCGGCCAAGCGGTTGTGCCAGGCCAAGTAGACGAGAGCTTGCTGGTGGAAGCGATCAACTACGACTCGTTCGAGATGCCACCGAGCAAGCAACTTGGCGATCAGGCGATTGAAGTGCTGACACGCTGGGTGGAAATGGGAGCGCCGTGGCCGAGTGATAAAGAACATCTCATTCGTCCTTCCCAGAAAGAGTTTACGCAAGAGGATCGCGATTGGTGGGCGATTCAACCGGTTGCCGATCCGTCGGTTCCCAATTGCGGCGATGGATGGGCGGTCAACGAGATTGATCGGTTCATTGCGCGTAAACTTGAAAGTGAAGGACTCGAGCCTGCCGCCGAAGCTAGTCGGATCGAGTTGGTTCGACGCGCATACTTTGACCTTCACGGCTTGCCGCCAACGCCCGATCAAGTGAACGCATTTGTGAATGACGATCGGCCCGATGCTTGGCCGCGTCTCATTCGAGAATTGCTCGACAGCCCTCGGTACGGCGAACGTTGGGCTCAGCACTGGCTTGATGTGGTTCGTTTCGCCGAAAGCGACGGTTACAACGAGGACGCGTTTCGACCCAGTGCGGGTAAGTTCCGTGATTACGTCATCGCTTCGCTCAATGATGACAAGCCCTACCGCCAATTGGTGCGAGAGCACCTTGCCGGCGATGAAATTGCTCCTAACGACCCCGATGTGTTTATCGGTACGGGGTACCTTCGTCATGGAGTCTATGAATGGAACCAACGCAATGCCGTCATGCAGTGGGACCTGATCGTCAATGAAATGACTCGGGTCACGGGCGAAGCGTTTCTCGGAATCGGTATTGGATGCGCCCAATGCCACGATCACAAGTTTGACCCGATTTTGCAGAAAGACTATTTCGGTCTCCAGGCGTTTTTGTCATCCGTCGCGTGGCCGTTGAAACGTGAGTTAGCGACAAAAGAAGAGATCGAAGCGTACCGCCAGAAGTTCGCGGCTTGGGAGGATGCAACGGCTGAGATTCGCGATGAAATTCATTCGTTGGCAAAGGAACGTTTCGATGCGGACCAAAAATACACCGTCGAGCAGTTTCCGCCCGACGTTCAAGCCATCTACTTCAAGCCTGAAGCCGAAAAAACTACCTATGAGAAACAGGTGTCCTACCTCGTGGAGCGTCAGGCACAACGTGCAGCCAGTAAGTTCGACTATGCCAAAGAGCTGAAGAAAGATTCAGAGAAGTTGGCAAGGTATCAAGAACTCGAGACGCAATTGAAGCAGTTCGACGCGATCAAACCAGATCCGCTTCCCGACGCTTTTGTCGCGACTGACGTTAGTTGTGAGCCAGCACCTACCTATCTGATGACACGGACAACCAAGGAAGCGGTAGAGCCATCGTTCTTGGCACTGATGAATGAACCACCTCCAACGATCACGCCAACCCAAATGACAACGGGTCGCCGAACCGCACTGGCGGACTGGATTGTGCGGGACGAGAACCCGCTTTCCACTCGAGTGATTGTTAACCGGATTTGGCAGCGTCACTTTGGGACCGGAATCGTACCGACTCCCAATGATTTTGGCACGCTTGGCGAATTGCCAAGTCATCCTGAATTGCTGGATTGGTTGACTCAACGTTTTATTGAAAGTGGATGGACGTTAAAACCTCTGCATGAACTAATGATGAACAGTGCTGCCTATCGTCAGACTGCTCATCGCGAACCAACATCCTTGGAAAACGAGCTCGACCCTGAAAATCGGTTGCTATGGCGTTACCCACCGCAGCGACTCGATGCGGAACAAGTGCGAGACGCGATGTTGGCAGTTTCTGGTGAGCTGAAACACCGAAATGGCGGAGCATCGGTTGCCGGTACGTCACCCTATCGCAGCGTGTACGTGAAGAAACTTCGCAACAAACCAGACGAGATGCTGTGCGGATTTGATGCACCCCTGGGGTTCGAGTCAGCGCCCAACCGAACTTCGACCACCACTCCGGTGCAATCGTTGCTGCTAGTCAACGGCGCTTGGACGCTTAGTCGAGCGGAAACATTTGCAAAACGTTTGCTTGCCGGTAAAGACAAGTTCGAAGATGACAACGTTCGGATGGCGTATCGGCTTGCCTATGGTCGTGACGCGACTGATTCCGAAATCAGTGACGCGATTGGATTTGTCCGTCAGCAAGCTTCGTTAGTGAATGCTCCCCAAGTCGAAGACAAGTATCCCGGCGAAACAGGGCTACGCCCAGTGTCACAGTATTTTGCAGCGTTCCAAGATAGGTCCGTGGGTGAGAATGCTCTTTGGGTTCAACCTGGAAGTCGCTTCGAGCGGTTGCATTTGCAAGGGAGTATCGAACTTAGTGACGAATTCACTGTTAAGACGATCACGGTTTTAGATCGTTTGTATCCCGACGCCAGTGTGAACACATTGCTGTCGCGTTGGAACGGTAGTACCAAATCCGAAGGATGGAGCATCGGGGTGACGAGCCAGAAGTCGGCCTATCAGCCCGGCAGCTTAATCGTGCAGTTGGTGGGACGAACGTTTCAAGACGAACCGAAGTATGAAGTTGTCGCATCCGGATTGAAATTTCCGCTTGGCAAGCCCGTCCAAGTGAGCGTGACCATTTCAGCCAGCACATCCGAGGACAATCCTACCAACGGAAAGGTAACGTTCTCGTTACATGATTTGTCCAATCCAAACGCTCAACCTGAAACGGTTGTGGTGGATACGGCAGTGGTCAGCGGAATTCAGAACACGAAGTCCAAGCTGATCCTAGGAGGACGTGATGCAAACGGTCACCAGTGGGACGGGCAATTCGCAAACTTATCCGTGGATCGCGAGGATGGCAAAGGTCTGCTGATCGATTTGGCGTTCAAGGGAACCGATGGTGAACGTCCTGCACCCGATACGGCATGGCTGCGTCGAATGGAACCTAAGAGCACCGACATCTCGGCGAAGACGTTAAGCGCGGTAACAAGTTTCTGTCACGCGTTATTCAATTCCAACGAATTTCTGTATTTGCATTGA